In one Microbacterium invictum genomic region, the following are encoded:
- the cydB gene encoding cytochrome d ubiquinol oxidase subunit II: MDLPSLWFWIVGFLFLGYFVLDGFDFGVGMSLPFLGRDETSRRQIINTIGPVWDLNETWVIVAGACLFAAFPEWYATLFSGFYLPLLLILLALILRGVSFEYRHQRDDLRWKRHFDLMIVVGSAVPAFLWGVAVANIVRGVPIDQDFEFTGTLLDLLNPYALLGGATTLLLFFTHGVTFVALKTDGPVHAGARRLAVRAGVLTLGVAGVFLAWTLADAWTGGAPAFPAALIAAAAAAVCVLGGIIANARDREGRAFAFGVGAVAGAVGTLWFSLFPNVMPSATDPAFTLTIQNASSTDYTLTIMSWAALIFLPLVLAYQGWTYWVFRTRVTRRHIETAGAAAAH, translated from the coding sequence ATGGATCTCCCCTCCCTGTGGTTCTGGATCGTCGGGTTCCTCTTCCTCGGCTACTTCGTCCTGGACGGTTTCGATTTCGGCGTCGGGATGTCGCTGCCGTTCCTCGGCCGCGACGAGACCTCGCGTCGCCAGATCATCAACACCATCGGACCGGTGTGGGACCTCAACGAGACCTGGGTGATCGTCGCCGGCGCGTGCCTGTTCGCCGCCTTCCCCGAGTGGTACGCGACCCTGTTCAGCGGCTTCTACCTGCCGCTGCTGCTGATCCTCCTGGCCCTCATCCTGCGCGGGGTGTCGTTCGAGTACCGCCACCAGCGCGACGACCTCCGGTGGAAGCGGCACTTCGACCTCATGATCGTCGTCGGCTCGGCGGTCCCGGCATTCCTCTGGGGTGTCGCGGTGGCGAACATCGTCCGCGGCGTGCCGATCGACCAGGACTTCGAGTTCACCGGAACCCTGCTCGACCTGCTGAACCCCTACGCGCTCCTCGGCGGAGCGACGACCCTGCTGCTCTTCTTCACCCACGGGGTCACCTTCGTCGCACTGAAGACCGATGGACCGGTGCACGCCGGCGCCCGCCGCCTCGCCGTCCGCGCCGGAGTGCTGACCCTCGGGGTGGCCGGGGTCTTCCTGGCCTGGACCCTCGCCGATGCCTGGACCGGGGGCGCGCCCGCCTTCCCCGCGGCCCTCATCGCCGCGGCGGCGGCCGCCGTCTGCGTCCTCGGCGGCATCATCGCCAACGCCCGCGACCGCGAGGGGCGCGCCTTCGCCTTCGGTGTGGGTGCGGTCGCCGGAGCCGTGGGGACCCTGTGGTTCTCGCTCTTCCCGAACGTGATGCCCTCGGCGACCGACCCCGCGTTCACCCTGACGATCCAGAACGCCTCGAGCACCGACTACACCCTCACGATCATGTCGTGGGCGGCACTGATCTTCCTGCCTCTGGTCCTGGCGTATCAGGGCTGGACGTACTGGGTCTTCCGCACGCGCGTCACCCGGCGGCACATCGAGACCGCGGGCGCCGCGGCCGCCCACTGA